A genomic stretch from candidate division WOR-3 bacterium includes:
- a CDS encoding D-alanyl-D-alanine carboxypeptidase: MVSFLLLVGLTLSTQIDGLIKGYGLNRNNISIVIYSIDNQKVLYSCNEDKPLIPASNLKLLISSYLLENWNKKFLGYLKRYKKGKIYYKKRILLELNSKSNNQLADFLFYLIGRYQQKSSEKIIKKFLEEKKIPTGNLKIFDGSGYSKKNRLTTNTLINLLIYLYFSPYQKEFLNSLAVSGKKGTLKKRLLNYKNQIFAKTGYLRNVCSLSGYYFKKDKKYIFSIIINDKIIPENYWKFLDEFFALL; this comes from the coding sequence ATGGTTAGTTTTCTTTTGTTAGTAGGTTTAACTCTATCCACTCAGATAGATGGATTAATAAAAGGTTATGGTTTAAATAGAAATAATATAAGTATTGTTATCTATTCTATCGATAATCAAAAAGTTCTTTACTCTTGTAATGAAGATAAACCTCTTATACCAGCCTCCAATTTAAAACTTTTAATCAGTAGTTACCTTTTAGAAAACTGGAATAAAAAATTTTTGGGTTATTTAAAAAGATATAAAAAAGGTAAGATATATTATAAAAAACGAATTTTATTAGAATTAAATAGTAAAAGTAATAACCAATTAGCCGATTTCCTTTTTTATTTAATTGGAAGATATCAACAAAAAAGCAGTGAAAAAATTATTAAAAAATTTCTCGAAGAGAAGAAAATACCTACTGGTAATTTAAAAATTTTTGATGGTAGCGGTTATTCAAAAAAAAATCGGTTAACCACTAACACTCTGATTAATCTTCTGATTTATCTTTATTTCTCTCCTTACCAAAAAGAGTTTTTAAACAGTTTGGCAGTGAGTGGCAAGAAAGGAACTTTAAAAAAGAGATTATTAAATTATAAAAATCAAATATTTGCCAAAACAGGCTATTTGAGAAATGTTTGTTCCTTAAGTGGTTATTATTTTAAAAAAGATAAAAAGTATATTTTTTCTATAATAATTAATGACAAAATTATACCGGAAAATTATTGGAAATTTCTCGATGAGTTTTTTGCCCTCCTATAA
- the rimO gene encoding 30S ribosomal protein S12 methylthiotransferase RimO, producing MKKFSLIFLGCPKNQVDCEKIIYSFLKRGYFITIDLKKSDIVILTTCAFIKKGVKECEKWIKKLINLKKRKIIKKIIVFGCLVEREKEKLVERYPEVDYFIGLGGLNKMFSLIKKKEKYYLSPNKQILIKTLPRIIVTPYAYVKIAEGCNNYCSYCLIPKIRGRYQSREIEEIKKEVKELVDLGIKEIILIAQDTTFYGADIYNKPSLAKLLKELVKIRNLEWLRILYTHPAHYDDELISLIRNEEKIVKYLDIPIQHISDKILRLMNRPYTKKDLIKLLEKIRKIPNLVLRTTVMVGFPHEEEKDFLELLSFIKDFKFEYLGCFIYSPEPNTSAYELGTQINEKIKKERYQKIMETQQRITFDFLDSLINKKFKVLVENHNFGRAYFQAPEIDGNIILENNNIKIGEFSECEIFKRKGYDLVGRIIGGQKTHREISNNFPV from the coding sequence TTGAAAAAATTTTCCTTAATCTTTTTGGGCTGTCCCAAAAATCAAGTTGATTGTGAAAAAATTATCTATTCTTTTTTAAAAAGAGGCTATTTTATTACCATCGACTTAAAAAAGAGCGATATTGTTATTTTAACAACCTGTGCTTTTATAAAAAAGGGTGTTAAAGAATGTGAAAAATGGATTAAAAAATTAATTAACTTAAAGAAAAGAAAGATTATCAAAAAGATAATTGTTTTTGGTTGCTTAGTAGAGCGGGAGAAAGAAAAATTGGTAGAGAGATATCCCGAAGTTGATTATTTTATCGGTCTCGGCGGATTAAACAAGATGTTTTCTTTAATAAAGAAAAAAGAAAAATATTATCTATCACCAAATAAACAAATTTTAATTAAAACCTTGCCCAGAATAATCGTTACTCCCTACGCCTATGTAAAAATCGCTGAGGGATGTAATAACTACTGTTCCTATTGTCTCATTCCGAAAATTCGTGGTAGATATCAATCAAGAGAAATTGAAGAGATAAAAAAAGAAGTAAAAGAACTGGTAGATTTGGGAATAAAAGAGATTATTTTAATTGCTCAAGATACAACTTTCTACGGTGCCGATATTTATAATAAACCATCATTAGCAAAATTATTAAAGGAATTGGTAAAGATTAGAAATTTAGAATGGTTAAGAATTCTTTATACCCATCCTGCCCATTATGATGATGAATTAATCAGTCTTATAAGAAATGAAGAAAAAATTGTAAAGTATCTTGATATTCCTATTCAACATATTTCTGATAAAATTTTAAGATTAATGAACCGTCCTTATACCAAAAAAGATTTAATTAAACTTTTGGAAAAAATAAGAAAAATTCCTAATTTGGTATTGAGAACGACAGTAATGGTAGGTTTTCCTCATGAAGAAGAAAAGGATTTTTTAGAGCTCCTTTCCTTTATTAAAGATTTCAAATTTGAATATCTTGGTTGTTTTATTTATTCTCCCGAACCAAATACCTCGGCTTATGAATTGGGAACCCAGATAAATGAAAAGATTAAAAAGGAACGATACCAAAAAATTATGGAGACTCAGCAAAGGATAACTTTTGATTTTCTTGACTCTTTAATAAACAAAAAATTTAAAGTCCTTGTAGAAAATCATAACTTCGGTCGAGCTTATTTCCAAGCTCCTGAAATTGATGGTAATATTATTTTAGAAAATAATAATATAAAAATCGGTGAATTTAGCGAATGTGAAATTTTTAAAAGAAAGGGGTACGATTTAGTAGGAAGAATTATAGGAGGGCAAAAAACTCATCGAGAAATTTCCAATAATTTTCCGGTATAA
- a CDS encoding PaaI family thioesterase, giving the protein MLIKSSNYCFACGDKNPIGFQLKIVETENGVKTEFIPKKEYEGYQNITHGGIVATLLDEMIAWACRKKGYNAVTAELQVRYKKPMVLNKKYFAYGTIIKIHHQLIIGESQVFDEEKNLIAYAQAKMYLIS; this is encoded by the coding sequence ATGCTTATCAAATCAAGTAATTATTGTTTTGCCTGTGGCGATAAAAATCCTATTGGTTTCCAATTAAAAATTGTTGAAACCGAAAATGGTGTAAAGACTGAATTTATTCCTAAAAAAGAATACGAAGGCTATCAGAACATAACTCACGGTGGGATAGTAGCAACTTTACTTGATGAAATGATTGCCTGGGCTTGTCGCAAAAAAGGATATAATGCGGTGACTGCTGAATTACAAGTCCGTTATAAAAAACCAATGGTTTTAAATAAAAAGTATTTTGCCTATGGCACAATTATAAAAATCCATCACCAATTAATAATTGGGGAAAGCCAAGTTTTTGATGAAGAGAAAAATCTTATTGCTTATGCCCAGGCAAAAATGTATCTAATCTCTTGA
- a CDS encoding outer membrane lipoprotein carrier protein LolA: MKYFLVFLLLTGLKNEKVLWEKIKNFYLNLKTLSGQFLQRECDEESGVCVEYRGKFYIKKPYYLRLEITEPEDWLVISDKESIYFYYQKDSLYQKLSIKEFNPFLIFFTFTQDTLFPIIKEKDKKYYLLEFPFKDYRLNLRIRKKELMIDKIDYQWKKKKLEIYLFSQKLNKVLADTLFIKK, from the coding sequence ATGAAATATTTCCTTGTTTTTCTTTTATTAACGGGTTTAAAAAACGAAAAAGTCTTGTGGGAAAAGATAAAAAATTTCTACCTTAATTTAAAAACTCTCTCCGGTCAATTTTTACAAAGAGAATGTGATGAAGAAAGCGGTGTCTGTGTAGAGTATCGAGGAAAATTTTATATCAAAAAACCCTATTATTTAAGATTAGAAATAACCGAACCAGAAGATTGGCTGGTTATCAGTGATAAAGAAAGCATCTATTTCTATTACCAAAAAGATTCTCTTTACCAAAAATTATCAATCAAAGAATTTAATCCTTTCTTAATCTTCTTTACCTTTACTCAGGATACCCTTTTTCCCATAATAAAAGAAAAAGATAAAAAATATTATCTTTTAGAGTTTCCTTTTAAAGACTATCGATTAAATTTACGGATAAGAAAAAAGGAACTTATGATTGATAAGATTGATTACCAATGGAAAAAGAAAAAATTGGAAATTTATCTGTTTTCTCAAAAATTAAACAAAGTATTAGCGGACACACTTTTTATTAAAAAATAA
- a CDS encoding glycosyltransferase: protein MKILFFTSQTGGGHITVAKALAEELKEKYNIESYLPDFFLEATKKPFANFPKNYSKITKNFPFFWGFLWYFTYPKWWYNYLNKLVEFFTPTYLKDFFEKYPDIEAIISVHPLLNHFPFLCAKKFYKNIKFIIVGIEFLKYHTSWFQKDADLIIYPFTSPYFKNSSQVDNLPDYFGIPLRKEFDISYNKEKLKEKYQIEKNKKVILILGGSEGWGKINKIVKEIYSKKDYYLICVCGRNLELFNYLKENFVDPKRIKIFSYVEKIAELFAVSDVAILKAGAISLAEAIASQVPIIIYHYLYGQELGNLQFVIKNKLGFYLPNIKELLFCLDKILSTDLGEKIKENLRKFKNINGRERIAKFIVDFLKS from the coding sequence ATGAAAATTTTATTTTTCACTTCCCAAACTGGCGGAGGTCACATCACAGTAGCAAAAGCCTTAGCAGAAGAATTGAAAGAAAAATATAATATTGAATCCTATCTTCCTGATTTCTTTTTAGAGGCGACCAAAAAACCCTTTGCTAATTTTCCCAAGAACTACTCAAAAATAACAAAAAATTTCCCCTTTTTTTGGGGCTTTTTATGGTATTTTACTTATCCCAAATGGTGGTATAATTATCTTAATAAACTCGTTGAATTTTTTACTCCCACTTATTTAAAAGATTTTTTTGAGAAATATCCAGATATTGAAGCAATCATTTCCGTTCATCCTCTTTTAAATCATTTCCCCTTTCTCTGTGCTAAAAAATTTTATAAAAATATTAAATTTATTATTGTTGGTATTGAATTTTTAAAATATCATACCAGTTGGTTTCAAAAGGATGCCGATTTGATAATTTATCCTTTTACCTCGCCTTATTTTAAAAATTCTTCTCAAGTAGATAATCTACCTGATTATTTTGGTATTCCTTTAAGAAAAGAATTTGATATTAGTTATAATAAAGAGAAATTGAAAGAAAAATACCAAATTGAGAAGAATAAAAAAGTAATTCTAATTTTAGGAGGCAGTGAAGGGTGGGGAAAAATTAATAAGATTGTTAAGGAAATTTATTCTAAAAAAGACTATTATTTAATTTGTGTTTGTGGTCGAAATTTAGAACTTTTCAACTATTTAAAAGAAAATTTTGTGGATCCAAAAAGAATAAAAATTTTCTCTTATGTAGAGAAAATTGCGGAACTTTTTGCGGTTAGTGATGTAGCAATTTTGAAAGCGGGAGCTATCTCTCTGGCCGAGGCGATTGCTTCTCAAGTGCCAATAATAATTTACCATTATCTTTATGGTCAAGAATTAGGCAATCTTCAATTTGTAATTAAAAATAAATTAGGATTTTATTTGCCAAATATTAAAGAGTTGCTTTTTTGTTTGGATAAAATTCTTTCAACCGATTTAGGAGAAAAAATTAAAGAAAATTTAAGAAAATTTAAAAATATTAATGGTCGAGAAAGAATTGCTAAATTCATTGTTGATTTTTTGAAAAGTTAA
- a CDS encoding ATP-binding protein, translated as MDTKIFFNLSLQNFFKVLDNFSEAVYIVDPESYQILYMNKKLRELLGKEKEENICYKLFQGLSSPCPFCSNKYLYKNPNEPYIWIHRNLRNNRYYKCIDQFFKLENGKYLRIEFAIDITKEIEKNKIIKEYYKRYYDIFENVPVPLYITTTDGRFIRVNKAMSILFGYTKEEFKKINAVELYYNPKDREEFKKNIEKKGYVEDYEVKLKNKEGKVLNCLLFATVRKNLQGEIIGYQGGIKNITLEKEYRELLKKAIKRKDERIKKLIEEKRLKDDKFANFFIYQTNFVHDFNNILGNLLNNYYLIKDYLEKNNLPKIYELLEEGEKFVIKSKALITSLLKIRDEPIKKTISLKSLIEKAINSFEKKEELIVDISIPKDLTIYGYEKQLEILFTNLLKNSWEAKKEEKIKIEITSERVKEKDQEYVKISFTDNGKGIKKEELNKIFQSFHSTKGQMGIGLKIVSEIIKNHNGKIEVESEENKYTRFQIYLPILKEKSSSFKKKIILVGTNNKLIEIVKEILNLFYYEVYWAENWEKAIEIYHQLKEKKESLVGFFYDSKPENLEEDIKELQKIFNLAPSIKIFYSSFITELPQSINHNIILLKKPYTTEELIKTISSF; from the coding sequence TTGGACACAAAGATCTTCTTCAATTTATCTTTACAAAATTTTTTCAAAGTCTTGGATAATTTTTCCGAGGCAGTATATATAGTAGATCCGGAGAGTTATCAAATTCTTTATATGAATAAAAAATTAAGGGAGTTATTAGGTAAAGAAAAAGAAGAAAATATTTGTTATAAATTATTTCAAGGTCTTTCTTCTCCTTGTCCTTTCTGTTCTAATAAGTATCTTTATAAAAATCCTAATGAACCTTACATCTGGATACATAGAAATTTGAGAAATAATCGCTATTATAAATGTATTGACCAATTTTTTAAATTGGAAAACGGAAAATATCTCCGGATAGAGTTTGCCATTGATATAACGAAAGAAATTGAGAAAAACAAAATAATAAAAGAATATTACAAGAGATATTATGATATTTTCGAAAATGTACCAGTACCACTTTATATAACTACTACTGACGGCAGGTTTATAAGGGTGAATAAGGCAATGAGTATTCTCTTTGGTTATACAAAAGAAGAGTTTAAAAAGATTAATGCTGTGGAATTATATTATAATCCAAAAGACCGGGAAGAGTTCAAAAAGAATATTGAAAAAAAAGGATATGTAGAAGATTACGAAGTGAAACTGAAAAACAAAGAGGGAAAGGTTTTAAATTGTTTATTATTCGCCACTGTGAGAAAAAATCTTCAAGGCGAAATTATTGGCTATCAAGGAGGAATCAAAAATATCACTTTGGAAAAAGAGTACCGGGAACTTCTTAAAAAAGCAATCAAAAGGAAAGATGAAAGAATAAAAAAATTAATTGAAGAAAAAAGATTGAAAGATGATAAATTCGCTAACTTTTTTATTTACCAAACTAATTTTGTTCATGATTTTAATAATATTTTAGGAAATCTTTTAAATAACTATTATCTTATTAAAGATTATTTAGAAAAGAATAACCTCCCAAAGATTTATGAACTTTTGGAAGAGGGAGAAAAATTTGTTATAAAAAGTAAGGCACTTATTACTTCTTTATTAAAAATAAGGGATGAGCCTATTAAAAAAACTATCTCCTTAAAATCACTTATTGAAAAAGCAATAAACTCTTTTGAGAAAAAAGAAGAACTTATCGTTGATATAAGTATACCAAAGGATTTAACAATTTATGGTTACGAAAAGCAATTAGAAATTCTTTTTACAAATTTGTTAAAAAATTCATGGGAAGCGAAAAAAGAAGAAAAGATAAAAATTGAAATCACTAGTGAACGGGTGAAAGAAAAAGATCAAGAATATGTAAAAATTTCTTTTACCGATAATGGTAAAGGAATCAAAAAAGAAGAATTAAACAAAATTTTCCAATCCTTTCATTCGACAAAAGGACAAATGGGCATTGGTTTAAAAATCGTTTCCGAAATAATCAAGAACCATAATGGAAAAATTGAAGTCGAAAGTGAAGAGAATAAATATACTCGTTTCCAGATTTATCTGCCAATTTTAAAAGAAAAATCTTCTTCCTTTAAGAAAAAAATTATTTTGGTTGGCACGAATAATAAATTAATAGAAATTGTGAAAGAAATTCTCAATCTTTTTTATTACGAGGTTTATTGGGCTGAAAACTGGGAAAAGGCAATAGAAATTTATCATCAACTTAAAGAGAAGAAAGAATCTCTTGTTGGTTTTTTCTATGATTCTAAACCAGAGAATTTAGAAGAAGACATAAAAGAATTGCAAAAAATATTTAATCTTGCACCAAGTATAAAAATATTTTATTCTTCTTTTATAACGGAACTCCCTCAATCAATTAATCATAACATAATTCTATTAAAAAAACCTTACACAACTGAAGAACTAATAAAAACCATCTCTTCCTTTTAA